Within Borrelia hermsii DAH, the genomic segment AAAATAATCCAAAGTTAATTTTAGAAATACGTCAGTGGGGATGTTACTTTTTATGTCTTCATTATTACATAGAACAATTTAAAAAATTGCAGTTTAGTATCAATGATATTAACAATAATTATCATAAATTTGTTGGTTTAGGATACATTAAAAGTAATTGTTATATTGTAAATCCATGCGGTATACTTCAAAATTTTGGCATTAAGACAAGTGTGCGTTGGATAAGTCATTCTTACAGATGCGCAAGTCATGAATTTGAGATAAGTGAAGTAAAAATCAAAGGTGTATCAGGATATCATTTTATAGCAACTAACGATTCCAGAGTGCTTTATGATTCACTTATGCTTAAGGAAAGAGGAGTTGAATATCAAATTACATCAAGGAGAGTGTTTAGGAAACATTGAAACTGCTAGCTAGAGAAGGAAATAAGTATCGTTATAGTAAGGGTATTATAAGTCTTTTTCCTAAGCATACTGCATATATTGAAGGATTTTTTGGAACAGGCGCAATCTTTTTTGCAAAACCATTAGCTTGTTACAATATACTCAATGATAATTCTCAGTTTATTTATAAGTTTTTTTATTATTTGCGACGCAATCCTGATGTTCTTTACAAGAAGGTAAGAGACGCAATTATTTATGACAGAATTATAAATGAAAATCAAGACAAGATAGAATATATGGTTTTAAGAAGTTTGTATTCTCTATATGGTTCATGTAACTTAACTATGAGGTTAGATAGAAGCAATTCTAAGAGATTATTTCTGGGTATGCTTAAGACTTATAAGTCTAGAGCAAAAGAGATGCTTGATTGTGCAATATTTACTTCGCGTGATATATTTGATTTTCTGGGTGCTCTACCTAAGCGTGATAAGATTGCTTCAACATTTGTATATCTTGATCCACCATATTCAATTTCACGTGGAAGTCTTGCTGATAATCGGGGGTGGAATTTAGATTCTCTTGAGAGGCTCATTGTAGAGATGAAGAGATATAATTGGCAATTTGCAATAAGTGAATTTGATGATTTAAGGGTTTTAGAACTTTTCTTGAAATATAATCTTAATGTTAATTATATAGCTCGTTCAACTGGCATTGCTAATACTTTTGGGCATACTAAACATGAAATACTTGCAACTTCATATAGAACCAGTAAATCAAGTATGAGTTGTAAAAATACTCGTTATATTCAACTTGAAATGTTTAAAGTGCAAGCGTGAATTTGTATTCTTAATTTGTTGTATAAAAAAAGACTCTACTTCTTTAAAATTTTTAGAGTCTTTTTTTATTTTAAAAATGAAATATTGGTTGAAACTTTCAGGATTTATATGTATTATACACTAAATAATTGACAAAAACTAGAGCTTAGCAAATAATTTATTGTTAGAAAAAATACCTAAGGATTGGTTCTTAGGTATTTATATTTGTACATATTTATATGCGGTAAAATGAATTTTGATAATAACTTTAGTAGAAGTATATAATAAATTAGCAAAAATTGTAAGTTATTTCAAGCTAGTTTTGATATCTTTGTAAGCATTAATTTTACTTGCAGGGGAGAGTCCATAAACATTATCAATCTCAGTAGTAGATGAGTATTTCATAAGTTCTTTAATTTCAAATGAGTTGTATCCTTTAGACTTTAGTGAGGCAATAAATATATTTCTACATATATGTAAAGATTTACGATACCTAAATCCTGCTTTAAGAAGCAATGATTTAAATTGTTTTGAAATCTTAATTATGCTAATTCTATTGTCACGGAATTTGTGTTTACTCTTTTGAAAAAGATAAGTACGCCTTTTGTCTTTTCCTTTGCTTGCAAAATGTTCTTGATGTATTTGCATAATAGCATCAAATTCAGACTCACTAATAACTACTTCTCTTATGCAGATACTACTTCTCTTTTTTGCTACATTAACACGAAGAGAATAGAATACTTCACCATCGCTGCTTGTTTCTTTTGATACATCAGATAGTCTTACATTTTGTATCTCAACACCTCTGCAACCAGTAATACTTAAGATATATACAAACCATCCAGAGATTGGGTTGATTTGTATAAGCTTTTTTATACATTTTTTTACTAGTTTGGTTGTTTTGTCATTTAGATAGAATCTTACAGGAGTGTTTTTTGATTGTTTTGAAGCTTTATTTTTACTCTTAAGTGTACTTTTAAGTTGTGACAATTCTTCATTGAGGCATTCATTTTGCTTTATTAGTTCATTTATAAAGTTAAGATTACTGTTAGTTAAGAGTTCCTTTTCATGCATTTTATTGTTAACTAAAGATTTTAAAAATATTTAAAATTAGTTACAAAAATGTTAGCAAATACTTGTATTGTAAGTCAATTCTAACATCGCTTCATTGTATATAAAATACCCCCTCTAAGGTACTTTATGTAAATAGAAAGGGTACTTTTTGATATGTTAGGTTAATATTTCTAGTATACTTTATCCTATCTTTAACAAATACTTGAAAATATCCTCTACATATACTCTATTTGTCTTTTTAGTGGATCTTCATTTTACAATGGTACGTATTGCTCTTTAAAATTTAACCTCTTTCTCTTTGTTAACCAATTGTTTACTTTTTATCTTCTTTTACCATTTTTGTAACCAGTTTAATTTATTTATCTTTACTATTTTTTCTAACAATCCCTATTCGTTTATTTTCCTTATTTGTTTTCTTTATCTTTGTTTGTGGCTTTACTCTTTTAAATCTTCCTTTCTTAAATATTATTTCTTAACTTTCATCTGTGATTATAAGAGGTGCTTTTAACCACCTGCATTACAAGTGCTTGATGCTTGTTCTTTAAACTTATCTAAGTTTTCACCATCATTAAGAGCGCCCTTTACTACTTGTTTAAAAGTGTTTTTTTGATCGCTAGCATTATTACCTGTACATTTTGCAAGTTCACTTTGTATGTGATCAAGGGCTTCCTTTATTTTAGATTCATCATGACTTAAAATTTTGTTGAAAATAGAATCATCACCTAAAGCATCTTTTAAGAAGTTTAAACCTTGTTTTTGACTATCATTTAGCTTTTCTTTTAACATTTCTTCAGGTGTTTTTTGTACTTCTGCTTGTTCTTCGTTTAATGCTCTTTTTCCTCTACTTTTGGGTGTAATATTTCCATTCTCATATTCACAACTACTAATTAGTAGCAATAAAACCAAAATAAAATTAATCGTTTTCATAACAAACCTCCTTATCTTTATGATTTTAAAAATATATCTCTATTTTTTCTTAAGGTATATGTACTTATAAGTCTTAATTGTTTTTGTAAAGTTGATTGTTTTGTTATAGAGTTTATATTGGTTTTTGTTAAGTTTTGTTAATTTAGACTAGGTTTAAAGAGATATGAGAAGAGCAAAGAAGTCATTTGATGATTATGTTGTGTATTTTAAAGAAGGCAGGCTTAATGACGCACAAATAGCAAAAGAGCTGGGAGTAAGTCGTGTTAATGTAGGAAAGATGAGACGCAAGTGGGAAGAGGTTAAGGATGACCCTGAATACGTTAAAGAAACTGCTAAGCTTACTATTCGTGAGGATACTTTAACTAATATTTTGATTCATGCTTCACAAAGTACAGCCCAAGCGCGTGATCTTAAAAGTCAGTTTAGTATGGCCAGAAGCATGTTGGGAATTGAATTTATAAATTCATTTAGTCGTTATTTAGAGTTGGAACTTAAAGCCCATAATCACGAGATAGAAGTATTAGAATCTAAGATTATAAGTCTTGATAATAAAATTAGGAATAATAATCTTTCGCATTCAGATGAAGAGAGTAAGAGGCTTGAAGAATTAAAACTTAAACTGGATGAACTTAAAAGGGAAAGAGAACTTAAGAAGATGTCACTTTATTATAAGACAATGCTTAAGCTTAAAGCTACTGATGTTGATGTGAGATCTAAATTTTAAATTTAAAGGTTAGGAAATGGATATATATAAACTACCTCTTTTTAAGGAAATGCAAAAAGAATACAAGCGTGAATTTGGTATTGATATAGCAGATTTAATTAAACTGAAAGCAACTGTTATTGATTTTAGAGGGTTTGAAAAGACATATCTAACTAAGAAACAATGTGAGGTTTTAAAATTAATTGAGAATAATAATCAAAGTAAAATTATCCTGTCAGGTGGTATTGCCAGTGGTAAAACATTCTTGGCTTGCTATTTATATCTAAAGATGCTCATTAAGAATAGACATTTTTATAAACAGGATACCAATAATTTTATATTAGGTAATTCCCAAAAATCATTAGAGATTAATGTTTTAGGGCAGTTTGAAAAGATTGCTAGCATGCTAAGAGTACCCTTTACGCCAAAGTTTTCTAATACATCATATTTTGAAATAGACTCCTTAAGAGTCAATCTATATGGTGGAGATAAGGCAAGTGATTTTGAAAGGTTTAGAGGAAGTAATTCCGCTCTTATTTACGTTAATGAAGCAACTACACTGCATAAGGAAACGCTAATAGAATGTTTAAAGAGACTTAGAGTAGGTATGGAAACTATTATATTTGATACAAATCCAGACAGTCCAGAACATTTTTTTAAAACTGATTACATTGATAACAAGAAAACTTATGCTACATATAACTTTACAACATATGATAATGAACTAATATCAAAAGAATTTATTAAAACCCAAGAAGAGATTTACAGGGACATGCCAACATATAAAGCAAGGGTACTCTTAGGAGAATGGGTTGCCTCATACGATTCGATATTTACCAATATTAATCTTACAAGTAATCATGAATTTAAGGCACCAATAGCATATTTAGATCCTGCATACAGTATTGGAGGTGATAATACTGCGCTTTGTGTTTTAGAAAGAGTAGATCAAAAGTATTATGCATTTATATTTCAAGAAAAGTTACCAGTCAGTGACCCTAGGGTATTAAATACAATTAAAACTATTTTAACAAACCTTAATGTACATACACTATATGTTGAAGATAGGGATGATACTTCTGGGCATGGGAATGTGACTAAAACTTTTCTTAAACTTAGAGCAGGTATGAATCATGAGTTTAGAATTGCGCCAATTAAACCTA encodes:
- a CDS encoding DUF261 domain-containing protein; translation: MKITQNNPKLILEIRQWGCYFLCLHYYIEQFKKLQFSINDINNNYHKFVGLGYIKSNCYIVNPCGILQNFGIKTSVRWISHSYRCASHEFEISEVKIKGVSGYHFIATNDSRVLYDSLMLKERGVEYQITSRRVFRKH
- a CDS encoding DNA adenine methylase → MKLLAREGNKYRYSKGIISLFPKHTAYIEGFFGTGAIFFAKPLACYNILNDNSQFIYKFFYYLRRNPDVLYKKVRDAIIYDRIINENQDKIEYMVLRSLYSLYGSCNLTMRLDRSNSKRLFLGMLKTYKSRAKEMLDCAIFTSRDIFDFLGALPKRDKIASTFVYLDPPYSISRGSLADNRGWNLDSLERLIVEMKRYNWQFAISEFDDLRVLELFLKYNLNVNYIARSTGIANTFGHTKHEILATSYRTSKSSMSCKNTRYIQLEMFKVQA
- a CDS encoding tyrosine-type recombinase/integrase; its protein translation is MHEKELLTNSNLNFINELIKQNECLNEELSQLKSTLKSKNKASKQSKNTPVRFYLNDKTTKLVKKCIKKLIQINPISGWFVYILSITGCRGVEIQNVRLSDVSKETSSDGEVFYSLRVNVAKKRSSICIREVVISESEFDAIMQIHQEHFASKGKDKRRTYLFQKSKHKFRDNRISIIKISKQFKSLLLKAGFRYRKSLHICRNIFIASLKSKGYNSFEIKELMKYSSTTEIDNVYGLSPASKINAYKDIKTSLK
- a CDS encoding Mlp family lipoprotein yields the protein MKTINFILVLLLLISSCEYENGNITPKSRGKRALNEEQAEVQKTPEEMLKEKLNDSQKQGLNFLKDALGDDSIFNKILSHDESKIKEALDHIQSELAKCTGNNASDQKNTFKQVVKGALNDGENLDKFKEQASSTCNAGG
- a CDS encoding DUF603 domain-containing protein: MRRAKKSFDDYVVYFKEGRLNDAQIAKELGVSRVNVGKMRRKWEEVKDDPEYVKETAKLTIREDTLTNILIHASQSTAQARDLKSQFSMARSMLGIEFINSFSRYLELELKAHNHEIEVLESKIISLDNKIRNNNLSHSDEESKRLEELKLKLDELKRERELKKMSLYYKTMLKLKATDVDVRSKF
- a CDS encoding PBSX family phage terminase large subunit; its protein translation is MDIYKLPLFKEMQKEYKREFGIDIADLIKLKATVIDFRGFEKTYLTKKQCEVLKLIENNNQSKIILSGGIASGKTFLACYLYLKMLIKNRHFYKQDTNNFILGNSQKSLEINVLGQFEKIASMLRVPFTPKFSNTSYFEIDSLRVNLYGGDKASDFERFRGSNSALIYVNEATTLHKETLIECLKRLRVGMETIIFDTNPDSPEHFFKTDYIDNKKTYATYNFTTYDNELISKEFIKTQEEIYRDMPTYKARVLLGEWVASYDSIFTNINLTSNHEFKAPIAYLDPAYSIGGDNTALCVLERVDQKYYAFIFQEKLPVSDPRVLNTIKTILTNLNVHTLYVEDRDDTSGHGNVTKTFLKLRAGMNHEFRIAPIKPISNKFTRIATLIGPFASSNLSIMYYSSKSAISDIYKYKGDGKSADDSLDSLSAAYMLLTLGIRSLKAHFTKRRFL